The window CTTTAACATGAGAGGCATTTTGCTCGACTCAACTCGACTTATGTGTTCTTGCCTCTCACCACGCACTGAAGATCTGGTCAACATAACTCTCATTTGGTACGTAGGGActtttcatcatgatcgtgaGCAGGAATCATACAGCACAACGTtatccaatccattcttGAAGCAAGAAATGTCAAAAGTCCAAACTCGCTTGAACCTACAAGGAGtgattcctcttccttggtcCCCTACTATACCCATTTATCATACCCCTACCTCATCAGTTATCGATATCCATCTTGATTGTGCCACGTCCACGGATTGTACCTTCAGCTAGTACAGTAGTCCAGTCCCAACGAGGTCAGTTGAACACATCTATCGTATTCGTGATTATCATGGATATCATCGAGGTATCGTATGCATTGACTTCTCATCTTACTTTCAGCTGCTTCTCAAAACTACATCATGTTGATATCAAACTACAAGACTATACTTCTTCACTGTCACTTCTTCAGAATCACTCAAGCTCTGTTCTCGTTTCCGAGATCGACACAAGCCTCCTTGACTCGATCGACCATGgtcttctcaccttctctaACCCAGACTCGAGGGTCGTATTGCTTCTTGTTTGGTTTTTCGGCTCCTTCAGGGTTACCAACTTGGGTCTTGAGGTAGTCGGCCTTCTTGAGAACGAAATCTCTGACACCTGACAAGTAAGCGAATTGAATATCGGTATCAACGTTCATCTTGACAACACCGTTAACGACGGCAGTCTTGATTTCCTCCTTGGTAGATCCGGAACCACCGTGGAAGACGAGGTATCTATAACAAAACCAAACTGATCAGCAACTAGCTTTGACATTCAGTAATGATTATCTGTATGTGACGGGATGTGACATCAATATGACACCTCCTTCCCCACGACCCGCACTCTGCTAACACCGCTCAAAAGGAGCCAGTAGATAACTTTGAGCACTCATTGCACTACGGTGCAATGACATTAAAGGGTAGAGAAAGCAAGCTCTAAATGTGATGTATGaatcattcttcttcgctgaCCGGATCGCCTCGGTATCTCATTGATGGAAATCCGGGCACTGTCTATTTGGGTAGCGTGGGGGTGTGTTGAAGACAAAAGGGCAAACGATAAAAAAGGGATGGAAATCGCACTCACAAAGGCTTGTCGCCCTTCTCACCCTTGAGTTGCTCAGCGGCGTAAGCTTGGTGCTTACCGAGGAGTTCTGGTCGGAGAACAACGTTTCCGGGCTTGTAGACACCGTGCACGTTACCGAAACCGGCAGCGATGGAGAAGTTGGGGGAGATGGCGGCGAGGGCGGAGTAGACATCCCAGATGTCTTCGGGTTGAGTGTAAAGGGAGTTGTTGTCAACTGAACTGTTGTCGacaccatcctcctcaccacCAGTGATACCAATTTCCATTTCGAGCCATTCTAAGCGAGGCATCAGCTGGAGCGCCGGTTCCATGACTCTATTAGCTAAACTTACGGTTCATCTTGGCCATTCGCTTGAAGTAGAAGACACAGTCCTTGATGTTGTCTTCTTTGGATTCCTCGGACAAGTCTAACATGTGAGAACTAAAAGATAGGTCAGCATGAGTAAGAGTTCTAGGATAGGAGACGACTCACGAGAAAAGAGGGACACCGTGTTCCTTGAAGTAAGCCTCATCGGCGTCGAGCATACCATCGAACCAAGGGAGGAGTTTCTTGGCACAGTGGTCGGTGTGGAGGACAACAGGGCTGATTTCGTAAGGTCATACATTAGTTGTCATTCTGATAGATTGCAGTGAAGCGGCAAATGACTTACATGCCGTAAGCAGGGGCGATTGCTCGAACGAAGTGGGCAGCAGCTACCGCACCAGCGATAGAAGCTTCTTGATTACCGTTGGGAAGACCTTTACCGGCAAAGAAGGCAGCACCACCTTGGgagatctggatgatgatagggGAGTTGAtagctttggcagcttcgagGGTGGCATTAAcggttgatgaggaggttaCATTCTACACGAGTtcaggaaaagaaagataaaaaaAGTCGATGACCTCATGAGCTCATGGTCCTCATATCTAAGCGAGGGGTCTGAAAACTTACGATAGCCTATGTATCGAAGAATCCAATAGAACAAAGCGACAAGGTCAGCAAAGAGATAATAGAGTGCTATCTGGCAGCAAGATGTGTACATACGGGGATGGCGAACTGTAAAGCAAGATACAGTCAGCTGAGTTCACAAGACACGGATGAAAGGTAACTAGATTTCAATGATTCCGAGGTCGTCGGTCCTTCACTCAAGACAGAAGAATACTCACTTTGTTATCTCGAGCGTACGTGAAGAGTTTTCGGGTGTCATCACCGGATAGAACACCGGCCTATGGGAGAAGCAATAGTCGGTGATCTTTTCGTAAAGCGCTGGAAGGTACggaaggatgagaaagaacgtTTGATAACTTACGGGGACGATAGAGAGAGCACCTTTGGCAGACATTGTTTGGGGTTTGAAAATCTGCAGTAAGTTGTCAGCAGGTATCTTGATGGTGGCCAAAGGGATATTGAGCTCACATAATTTTTCGGTATAGATACAGAATAAGTTTTTCAAGAAATGTATGAGTTGTtggagaagaacagaagagagaagaatgttCATTTGGGAGACAGATGAAAAGATCTTTTGGGGTCAGCGAGTGAAGCCGTAAACGTCACTCTGATTCACTTCCCACATGAAAACCCTGGATCCCATGCATCTACTCCCGTTACATTAACCACTCCCCCATTTAAGGCGGCTCATTGTGGAGACCCGCAATTTCTCAGCTGCATTATCAGGATGACGCCGAATAATCCCGTCTCTCCAGCGGATGTGGCCCGGCCCGCTCTCTCACGTGATATGATCGGGGATGACCGTTTCGGCTCATTTCCATTCCGGTAATGAGGGAGAAAAGTGGAGGTTGGATCGATGGATATCAATCTCGAGAGCTAATTTCACTGGAATCGCATGTCACCACATCGAAATTAAGCTTGATTCCagtcttcatcagctgacaacaTAAGGAACTATCCCATCAGAGTGGAGGCATCGACAACGATGATTGCTATTTTGAGCTAGAGCCAAGAGTGTCTTcagaagttggaagatgaagatgggcCGAGCGGGCCGATGGATAGATTTCATCAAGTTTCTGTCGTGCAATGAATGAACTGTAGAACAGAAGAGATGGTATATAGAGAGAAACaagaaaaagatgaagaaagatagctcctcttccttcccatctGGCAATATACGATCTTACTTTGTCACAATGAAAGCTTTCACTGCCCTGCTCGCCGCCTTGGCTAccatcgatatcacttcAGCTGCTACAGGATACCTCCACAAGGAAAGGTCCACATATACACCTTCACtaggaagaagatggtcttCGAATAACCCCTACGTCACCGTAGATGGGTCAGTATGTACAGTCAAAGTATGTCGTCTACTGCTCCACCACTGTCTGAccatgaagctgatgaactTGTTGTACAGCCAATGGGAGGTGGACAAGATGATGGCCCTAATCTCTTATACGCCTTCAACCTTTGTGGATCGACTGCTCTGATAAACCTTCCGGGTTATTACACAGTCAACACCGTTCTTCAAACTTACCTCAACAACGTGGAAGTAAGGTTGACTGGTGCGATAAGTTACGTGCCCGATATTGAATATTGGAGTCCAGCAAGTATCTATCTGACTTATGTGAGCGATCCTGTCCTTGGTATCGTCCTGTAGAATACTAAACAAATGATCGCGTCTCTAGCAAAATGCTACAACCTACTGGTTCTTCAGGCAAGCGATCACCATCTATCATGAGTCAACAAAGCTGACGATTCTATATAGTGGTTCTGGTATCACCCTTCATGGTGGAGGTACGATCGACGCAAATGGTCAAAGTGACTCTTCCCTCTATAAGCTAGAGACTTGCATACTCATGGGGTGCCGTAGCTTGGTGGGATTACTACGCCCAAAACAAGAATGCCGGAGTCGCAGGAGGATCTTCTCGAACGTTCGCCAGGCCTATTCCGTTGACAGTTGGAAATGCAAGTAATGTCGTAGTGGATGATATCAGTGTCATCAATTCTCCTTTCTGGCATAAGTGAGTGCATCGTCTCATATGACCTGCCTGAGCTCGATATGACAGTGGCAACTATATGTGAGGTGATATTGAGTTGATCCATGTCTGGGTTCAGCCTCGTCTATCAATCTACCGACGTCACGTACTCGAACATCCAAAtccgatcaatctcatcaaatgaATCTGCCGAAGCTGCCAATTCGGATGGATGGGATATTTACAGATCAAGTTATGTCACTATAAAAGACTCGAATGTACAGAATGGCgatgattggtgagtcatgcaATCTTCTCAATGTCATGATTTATGCTGATGAAGACTTGATTTAGTGTATCATTCAAACCTAATTCTACTTATATGACTGTCGAGAATATGATTTGCAAGTGAGTGGACTTCTCTATCGTTACGCCAGATGGTGCAACGTGTCTATGGAAGTACTGAGCATTCGTCGCTATTTCAGTGGCTCACACGGTATATCAGTTGGATCATTAGGTCAATATGCAGGCGAAAGTGAGTGTTCACCCATATACATAACTCATTTCACAAGCCTTGCAAGCCTTGATTTCTCGGTGGTGGTACACTGATCATCGTATTTCTTCAGCCGACATCGTCGCAAACGTCTACGTTCGGAATATTTCCATGTCCAATGCCCAGAATGGTGCTCGAATCAAAGTGTTCGGGGGATCGAACGACACGAAGTCTATctcaggtggtggagtaggttATGTGAAAAATGTCACTTTCCAAGATTTCGTCAATTATAGTGAGTTTTATTCATCGACAGACTCTTACACaatgatggctgatgattttTTGGTTGAAATAGATGTCGATAATCCTATATATTTGACTCAGTGTTATTCGTCTTCTGCCCAGCAGTAAGTACTTATTATCATCGACCTTGTAAATCATTGTCAGATAACTGATGAGATACCGATATATCGCAGATgtcaagatcatccatcgacTTGTAAGTTACCTCCTGAACAATTTCATACCAGGAAATTCCCTCGCAACACTCGGTACTGATACTACTTGTCTCCGATCGCAGTATCCATCTCTGATGTTTACTTTATCAACATCTCCGGATCCGCCTCAGGCCTCGTACCCAATAACACCGTCGCGACTCTGGAATGTTCAGCTGAATGTGTCGATATAACCGCTTCTGGTACTCAATTGTCCCCTAAGAACGGTACGGTTGGAAGTGGCAAGTATCTATGTGCGAATTTACAGGATGAAAGTACTTTGGATTTCCAATGTACCGATGTTCCTATCACTAAGGgatagagaaag of the Kwoniella mangroviensis CBS 8507 chromosome 3, whole genome shotgun sequence genome contains:
- a CDS encoding fructose-bisphosphate aldolase 1, with protein sequence MSAKGALSIVPAGVLSGDDTRKLFTYARDNKNVTSSSTVNATLEAAKAINSPIIIQISQGGAAFFAGKGLPNGNQEASIAGAVAAAHFVRAIAPAYGIPVVLHTDHCAKKLLPWFDGMLDADEAYFKEHGVPLFSSHMLDLSEESKEDNIKDCVFYFKRMAKMNQWLEMEIGITGGEEDGVDNSSVDNNSLYTQPEDIWDVYSALAAISPNFSIAAGFGNVHGVYKPGNVVLRPELLGKHQAYAAEQLKGEKGDKPLYLVFHGGSGSTKEEIKTAVVNGVVKMNVDTDIQFAYLSGVRDFVLKKADYLKTQVGNPEGAEKPNKKQYDPRVWVREGEKTMVDRVKEACVDLGNENRA